A segment of the Panacibacter ginsenosidivorans genome:
AGGTGACTTTTTTATGAATGGTTATTTACCTTGTATGTAATTAGCATACATTCATTAAAACATCCACCATGAGAAAAATATCCCTGCTGGCCTTGGTTACTTGTTGTTTTTCGTATACAGTAAACGCCCAAACTGCTGAAGATTCAGTAAAGGCAGTCATCAATAGATTATTTGATGCAATGCGCAATGCAGATAGTAAATCACTTACTGATTGCTTTGCAGATAGTGCAATATTGCAATCGGTTTCAAACAGGAATGATACAGTAAAAATTTCAACAGACGCAGTAAAAGAATTTGCAGATTTTATTGCTACTGTAAAGAAAGGCGATGCAGATGAAAGAATAACTTTTGATGTAATAAGAATAGATGGGGCATTGGCCATTGCATGGACACCCTATAAATTTTACTACAAAGGAAATTTTAGTCACTGCGGCGCTGACTCGTACCAGCTTGTTCGCATAAATGGTTTGTGGAAGATTCAATACTTAATAGATACAAGAAGAAGAGATAATTGTAATTAGCCGGCTTCAAAAAGCCAGGCAAGTGCTGTAATGAAAAGACACATTTGTATATTCCTATAATAGACACAGTATTACTGTGGCTAGTATTCCGGCATAAGCCAAACTGAGCCACAATAAATTTCTTTTAGCATAAAGAATATTATTTCTTTCT
Coding sequences within it:
- a CDS encoding nuclear transport factor 2 family protein, with the protein product MRKISLLALVTCCFSYTVNAQTAEDSVKAVINRLFDAMRNADSKSLTDCFADSAILQSVSNRNDTVKISTDAVKEFADFIATVKKGDADERITFDVIRIDGALAIAWTPYKFYYKGNFSHCGADSYQLVRINGLWKIQYLIDTRRRDNCN